The sequence TTTTTCGGAAGTGCAATTAATAATTTTGGTGTGCAAGAATTATTAGAAACATTTATTCAAATTGCACCTATACCACAAGGCAGAGATGCGGAAAGCAGATTTGTAAAAGCAAATGAAAAAAAGTTTAGTGGATTTATTTTTAAAATTCATGCGAACATAGATCCACGTCATCGGGATCGCATTGCATTTTTAAGAGTTGTTTCAGGAACATTTGAACGCAGTACATTTTATCATCATCCAAGATTAAACAGAGAATTTAGATTTAATAATCCCTACACGTTTATGGCTGCCAGTAAGGATATTATTGACACTGCTTATCCCGGTGATGTAGTTGGATTATATGATACAGGGAATATTAAAATTGCCGATTCATTTACAGAAGGTGAAGAATTAATATTCCGTGGTATTCCGAGTTTTTCGCCGGAAATATTTCGAGAGTTGGTGAACCTCGATCCGATGAAATCAAAACAATTAGAAAAAGGAATTTCGCAATTAACGGAAGAAGGTGTTGCACAATTATTTACATTGGCAGTGGGCAATAAAAAAGTAGTGGGAACTGTGGGTGATTTGCAATTTGATGTGATTCAATATCGCCTTGAAAATGAGTATGGCGCTAAGTGTCGTTTCCAATCAATTGCAATGCATAAAGTGTGTTGGATTACAACAGATGATAAAAAGAAACTGGATGAATTTATACGTTTAAAAAGTGATTATATTTATTTAGATAAGGATAATAATCCGGTGTTTATGGCGGAAACTTCCTGGGCATTAAATGTGGCGATTGAAAATAATCCGGATATTGCTTTTCATACTACAACAGAATTTAAAACAGCAACGGTGTAAATTATACATCCGGTTTTTTGCGTAGCTTTTTTACTTCACCTGTGAATTTTTTATCTGCTATTCTTTTCTCTTTTACTGCTTTAGGAATTTCAGTAACTTTTCTTTTTTTGGGTTTTATTAATCCTTTATTTATTAATTGAAATAATTTCTGTGTGGCTTCTGCTTTGTTTTTCACTTGTGATCTGCCGTCATCGCAAACTACCTGAATTGTTCCTTCTCCTGTAATTTTATTTTTTAATGTTTTAAAAAGTTGCGCTTTATCTTCTTCAGACAATATGTTACTAAATGTTATATTGAAATTTGCTTCTACTTTCGTTTCCACTTTATTTACATGCTGACCACCCTTTCCTCCACTTCTGGAAGTTTTATAATTGAACTCTCGGATTATCTCTTTTGTGATTGGCATTGTAAATAGTTATTTCTGCAAAAGTAAATTGCGCATGTTATCTTTTTTCATTTCTTGCTGATTAAATATAAAATGTTGTTTCGTTCAACACCTCTATTAAATTGTAAAACTCAATTTTAAATAATATGCTCTGCCGGCTTGAGGAAAATAACCGTTGGATTCTTGAAAATTGCCTTCATAGAAATAAGGATATACCCATGCATTGGATTCATAAAGTGAATTGGTGAAATTCGAAATCATAAAATCCAAACCAATATTATTTTTGCTTTGAGTGATACAGTTTATGTGTAGTGTCAGATCATTGGAATTATATGGATCTAAACTTCTTTCCAAATCTTCTGTGTTATCAATATACTGCCTTCCCACAAATCTTGAAGTAATATTAATTTGCGCATCCCATGTTGTACTTGCCATTTCATATCCCTTTAAAAAAGAATAATTAATCATTAAACCTCCGGTTGCTTGTGGAGAAAAAGCAATCATTGTATTTGAATATGTCTCTGCAATTTGCTCGCCGTTATCCCAATTGTCAATGTATTGTGTGTAATCTTTAATTCTGTTATCACTGAGTGCTCCAAACATAGAAATATCCAGAACGCTCCAAAGTTGTTTTGATACATTTAATTCCAATCCTGCTCTATAACTTTCCGGAACATTCACACGGGTATATTCACCTACATCATTTATACTTCCGTCAAGAACCAACTGATCTTTATAATGCATAAAGAAAATATTCGGTTGAATTTGCCATCCTTTAATATTTGATTTTACTCCGAGTTCTACATTCAATAAATGTTCAGGTAATGGTCTTGAATTAATAGTTGAATTTACAAAGTCATCACGGTTGGGTTCTTTAGATGTGTAACCGACATAAGCATAAGAATTTAAATTCTCTTTTATGTTCCAGAACAAACCAATCTTTGGATTTATAAAATTGTAAAATTGTGTTTGAGGAACAGTATTTAATTCCGTATCAAATCCGGTAAACTGATAGTTGATTGTTCTCCATTGCAAGTCTGAAATAATTTCAATTTTGTTGGTTGGATAAAAATGCCATTGCGCAAATAAATTTGCGTCTTGCTTTACTGCATTGTTATCCGAATATCTGAAAGGTGGAACTCCGATTGAACCATAATCACTCCAGATAACTTCATCGTAATGACTTCCCAGATATTTAAAATATGCTCCACCTAAAACAATCTTATTTTTATTGCTCATTAAAAAATTATAGTCCGTCATTATTCCATAAAAATCATTTGCCAACCACTTTTGAGTAATCATATCTGAATAATAAATTGTAGAATCGTTTACTGTTACTTCCTCAATTCCATAGCTATATAAATCTTGCTGCTGCTCCAATTGTTCGTAATACCCCTTCCCCATTGTATAATTCAAAGTGATATTCCAATTGCTCTCATTATCAAAAAATAAATTGTGATGCCATTGCAAATGTGTTTGCGTATAATTATCTGTTTGATTAGCGTAAGTGTATGGATTAAAAGTTCTGTTTGTTTCCAAAGAATCTTTTGGCACTCCTCCCCAACTTTGATATGTTTTTTCTTTACCACTAATTATATTAATAACACTTTTATAGTTATTGGATTGATATCCAAAAGTGAGAAATACTGATCTGAGATTTGCAGATGATCTATCTATATAACCATTGGAATTTGTGTAAGAACCTGAACCTTCGACAAACCAATGATTTTTCATTCTGCCTGTTGCAAAAAGTAAATTCGTGCGAAATAAATTAAATGATCCTAATGATGTACTTACTGTTGCTTCTGATTCTTCTTTTAATTGATTGGTAAATACATTAACGGATGCGCCGAATACACCTGAACCATTTGTACTGAATCCAATTCCTCTTTGCACTTGTACTGCATCTGCTGATAAAGCAATATCCGGAATATCTACCCAATAAGATTGTGATGATTCCGCATCATTAAACGGTACTCCATTTAATGTAATATTTATTCTTGTCGCATCACTTCCACGAATACGAATGCTTGTATAACCAATACCATTTCCTGCATCAGAAGTAGCAACGGCTGAAACTGTATTTTGCAATAATATGGGCATATCCTGACCAAAATTATTTTCATTTAATTCTTGGTGTTTTAATTCTGTATATGCAAGTGGTGTTTTCTCATTTGATTTTATTCCATAAATAGTTACTTCATCAAATTGAAAATTACGTCCATGTAAAGTGATGGTTATAGTAGTGTCTTTTGTAATTGCAATAGCATTATGTAATGTATCATATTCAATATGTGTTATCTTATATTGATGTGCTCCATTACTTAATTTAATTTGAAAATATCCTGTTGCATCCGATACCAGAATTGTATCTGAATTTGTAATAAAAATATGGGCATTGGCAATAGCATGTTTTTCAGTGTCAATAATTTTTCCTGATAGTGTGGATTGCCCAACAACCATAATGGATAGTTGCAAAACAGCAGCAAGAAATACGATAGTTTTTTTCATAATCAGCACTCATTTTTATTTCTGTAAATGAGGCCTTTACAAGAAGCGATTTATATTCCCTTTCCGGCATTATCCGGACAGGTTCAATGGGTGTAATCTCAGCCGCAATATGCAGCACCCCAAGAGATATGATGCAAAGATAGTTATGTAAATTTTTTAAAACGAATTATTCAGAAATACACTCTGCAATAATTTCCTTAGCATACTGAATGCGTTGTGATTGATTACCAGAAATTTCAAAATACTTTTTACCTGCAGTTATTAAATGCGATTTATATATTTCATACAAAATATCACTTCTGCCTTCATCTTCACGAAGCGGATCTTCTTCCCAAATAAACTCAGGTTTACAAAGCAGGTAAATACAATTGGATTCTTTATTCCAGAAATCATTGAATGCAGAATTATTGTAATTGAATTTATCTTGTAACCAGATAATAGTGGTCAATACATCTGTATCATAAATAATGGCTTGAGTATTTTTAGTTTGAGTAAAAGTTTGCATTTGTTGTTTGCCAATATGCAGCACATCGTCCAAAGTATATTTTCTATCTAATGCAAGTAAATACTCTCTCGCATATTCCGGTATCAATGGCAATTGCAAAGATTGTGAAAGTGCTTCGGCAAGTGTTGTTTTACCGCTGGATTCTGGACCTGTGATAATAATATTAAGTGCTTGCATCGTGTACTTGTGCATTGAGTTTTTTTCGCCATTCTATATATCCGGCAATGGCAATTAATAAGAAAATGAGATACTGAAATGCAGTAACATTTAAATTTTTATAGATATACAATGGAATAGAAGCTAAGTCTCCAACAATCCAAAAAATCCAATGATAAATATTTTTCTTTGCCATCAGATACATGGCAATAATAAATATAGAAGTATTAAAAGCATCTGCCCACGGCACATTTGAATCAGTAAAATTTTGTAATAGAAAACCTAATCCTACAAATAACAATAATGTGAGAAATATTAAAATGATATTTTCTTTAAATGAAGAGCGGATGATAACTGCTTTCTTTTCAGTCGTATCTAATTCCGAGGATTGAAATTTCCTGCCGTACATCCAATAATACCAGCCGAATATGCTAATGATGAAATAATATAAATTGATAAAAGCATCTGCATACAATTTTGCAAAAAAGCAAATCAACACATATAAACCCACGCTAATTAATCCGATAGGATAAACAAGAATATTTTCTTTCTTGGCAAACCATACACTCAGCACGCCGGTGAATGCAGCAATAATTTCTATCCAAACACTTAATATTATTTCTTTGATATCAAATAGATTTTAAATAAAAAAAGGAAGATAAAAATATCTTCCTTCGCAAACATATTATTTAAAAATTATTTCCCAAACACTTCTTGTAAAATATCCGTTACCTGATGCGATACATCGTTTCTGATTTTTCCTTCTTCCTCTCCCACCAAATAAAATAATCCATCTAAACCTTTATTGGTTGTATAGTTTGCAAGATCAGTATCTACAGGATCGGTAAACGGAATAGAATTATATAAATCTATTACATCTTCCCATGCTTGTTGCGCTCCCACAGATTCTAAAGACTCCTGAATATCCGGTTTAAATGCGGTGTATAAATCAGTAAATGTTTTCACACGCAAATAATTTGTAGCTGCTGTGTCCGCTCCATTTAAAATATTAAATGCATCATTAATGGTTATACTCATAATCGCATTTTTAAAAATTGGAGTAGCTTTTACCGCTGCATCTTCTGCTGCACTATTTAATTTTTTCACAAATGCATCTACCAGAACACTGCCACCCGGAAGTGCATTCACAACAGACATCACCACATTTGCTTCTTCCGGAAATGGAATTTTTATAAATGGATTTGAAAAATAGCCGTTCGTTAAAGAACCCTTTGTCACGGCAGTATCCGTACCCACATTCAATGCTTCTTTTAATCCTGCTGCCACTTGTGATTCGGTAAGTGCTGGATTTAAATCTTGCAGATTTAAACCATCACATGAAAAAAGGGTTATTGAAATGAATAATGCAGAAAAAATAATTTTAATTGATTTAAACATGTTGTAGATTTTTATCTGCGACGAAGTTAAAATATTATGCCAAGTATTTAGTTAAAGCAAAAGTCATCGGAAACCCATCTTATTTGTCCTCAAAATTTTAAAATCAACAACGGAACTTTATAGTTATGTATAAAAGTTTAAAAACCAGTATGAAAAAAATTTCAAATAGAACATATCTTTTTATTACAATCATTATTATGTTGTTTGTGGTTGCATCATGTACACATAATCCACTGATGTTTTCCGATATGCCACTTGAACCACCTATTATTGATACCAGCGAAACTTCAGAAGGAATTCCATGTGATCCCGATACCAGTTATTTTGTAAATGATGTGCTTCCTATTTTAATAAGTAATTGCGCTATTTCCGGATGTCATGATCAGGAAACACATGAGGAGGGTATTATTTTAAATACTTATTTCAATGTAATGGCAAGTGATGTTGTGAAACCAGGAGATGCAAATAACAGTGATATGATTGAAGCAATAATTGAATCAGATTTAGATGACAGAATGCCTCCACCTCCTGCGCCACCCTTAAGTTCGGATGAATTAGCAATACTAAAAGAATGGATAAATCAGGGTGCAAAAAATAATAGTTGCGGAGAAGAATGTGATACTTTAAATGTAACCTATGTAGGAAGTATTCAGCCAATATTAAGTTCTAATTGTCTTGGATGCCATGATGCAAACCCATCTGAAGGTGCAATGGATCTTACTAATTATGATGGTGTAGCGGCCGTTGCTGCTGACGGTAGATTATATGGGGCACTTAATCATGATCCGGGATTTGAGGCAATGCCTTTAGATGGTGATAAGTTGTCTGATTGTAAAATTGATAAAATCAGAATATGGATTGAAGAGGGCTATTTAAATAATTAATATTGAATTACAACAAGTAAGGATTTTCAATCTCTTCAAATTATCTTCTAATTATAGATTTCAAATATTTATGACAAAAGATATAGATACTAAAATTAATTAATGAACTTTTGTACGCTACCAAATTTCAATTGCGCATACTTCCATTGAAAATAATTTCTGGAAACTGAGATACATCTTCATATTTGCATAAAGATTTAACAAACTATTTTTATTTTTGAAAATTACAGCAAGCCAATGAAAAAGAAATATAACAAGATATTTATTATTTGTACAGGAACAATTGTGATGGTTGTTGTCAGTTTTTTCCAATCCTGTTATTACGATAATGCGGAAGAATTACTGGGAACACAAGTCTGCGATACAGCAGCAGTTTCTTTTAATTTGGATGTACTACCTATATTGCTTACCAATTGTGCAACTACGGGATGTCATAATGAGGAATCACACCAGTCTGATATCATTTTAAATACATATGCCAATGTGATGGCAAGTGATGTTGTGATTAGCGGTTTACTTGTTGGTGCAGTGGATTGGCTCGACGGATTTTCTCCTATGCCGAAAAATGGATCACAATTACCCGCATGTGAACGGGCATTAATTACGAGTTGGGTAAATCAAGGGGCATTAAATAATTAAGGATGAAACAACTTTTTATAATAGTACTATGCTGCATAACCTTCTATTCATCAGCACAAACAGATTATGCGTACCAAACCTTTAATGACCCAAGAATTATTAATGGATATTCTGTAGAAACAAAACCTCAAGGAATTGCAACCTTTGTTATTTCGCATCGCTTCGGAGATATTTATCAAAATAATGCAAGCAGTATTCTTTACAATTTTTTTGGTTTTGATGGCGGTGCAAATATGCGCATAGCGATGGATTATGCACCCACTAATTGGTTGATGGTTGGTGCCGGTAGAAGCAGCTTTGATAAAACTTATGACCTCTATGCAAAAGGCAGAATTCTTCGTCAAAGCACAGGAGAAAAGAATATGCCTATAAGTCTAAGTGGATATGCAGATGTTTCTATTATTACTGATACTTCGGATGCATTATTAGATACTTTTTTTGTTGATCGTTTAAATTATGCTTATCAAATATTTATTGCTCGCAAATTCAACGATGCATTTTCAATGCAACTAGCTCCCTCTTTCGTGCATAGAAATTTAGTGGCAACAAAAGCTGAAAGCAATGATGTGTTCGCAATTGGTATTTCTGCAAAATGGCAATTTGCAAAAAACGTTGCCATTAATGGTGAATACTACTATACGTTTCCAAATCAATTACTGGAAGGTTATACAAATTATGTGGGTATTGGTTTTGACTTTATTACCAAAGGACATGTTTTTCAATTGCAGATTACTAACTCACCTTATCTTATTCCTACATACTTTATTGCCAATACCCAAGGTAAAGTGTTTGATAAAGATGCTGAAGGCAATTTCGATTTAAATATTCGATTTGGGTTTAATATTGTCCGTGATTTTAAAATTGGTGGCCGGCAGTATTGATAACAAGTTAAAATCTTCTTGTTCAAAAATTATCTGCATGTAAAATTGTCTGCCTAATATTGTAACATCAGTTAACGGTTTACGCCACATGCTTAATAACCTTTTTCAAAAATTCTATAACAGATATGTGTATCCGATAGCAAGCGCTTACCCTATTCCGGTGAAAGTAGCTTCTTACGGTCTTTACATTATTGGTTCTTTTGCAATCGCATTATTTTTATTTTACTTATTAATTCTTGGTGGAGTGTTTGGTTTTATGCCGGGCAAAGCCGAGTTACGGGATATTAAAAATTATACTGCATCTGAAGTGTATTCATCAGACAGTGTTTTAATTGGGAAATATTTTATAGAGAATAGAACAAATGCAACGTATGCGCAATTGCCACCGCAATTAATTGAAGCTTTGGTAGCCACTGAAGATGCAAGGTTCTATGAACATGGCGGCATTGACTTTTTAAGTTTTATGCGAGTAATGATTTATTCTATTTTATTAAATAATGAAAGCTCCGGTGGTGGAAGTACTATTTCACAACAACTTGCAAAAAACCTATTTCAGCGGAAAGATATTTTTCTGATTGGTATGCCTGTAAATAAAATGCGTGAGATGATGATTGCCGGAATGCTTGAACGTATTTATACCAAAGAAGAAATTCTGACTTTATATTTTAATACTGTTCCTTTTGGAGAAAATTGTTTTGGTATCGAAGCAGGTGCTTTGCGTTTCTTTAATAAAAAACCACATGAACTTTCGGTAGAGGAAAGTGCTGTGCTTGTCGGGCTATTAAAAGCAAATACTACTTACAATCCACGTTTATATCCGGAGCGTTCTTTAAGCAGAAGAAATACTGTTTTAGCATTAATGCAAGTAAATGGATATCTGACCAAAGCAATTTCTGATTCACTTCAAAACTTACCCTTGGAACTGGATTATAATAATGATACAGGTGCTCAAGGATCTGCTTCTTATTTCAGAGAATATTTGCGTATTTATATGGAGAGCTGGAGCAAAGATCATTTGTTACCCGATGGTACTATTATTAATATTTATACAGATGGTTTAAAAATTTATACAACCATAGATTCAAGATTGCAAAAGTATGCGGAAGAAGCTATGCAAGAACATATGGAGTATTTGCAAACACAATTTATAAGTCATTGGGCTAATAGAAATCCATGGGGTAAAGCGGAACGTGTTGTTACCGATGCAATCAAGCGTTCCGACAGATATAAGCACATGAAAAATGCAGGGTACAGTGAAAAATATATTCTGGATTTTTTTAATGAAGAACAAGTGAAAACAACTTTGTTTTCCTGGGGAGGTGATATTGATACTACGATCTCACCGATAGATTCCGTAAAGTATTCTTTGAAATTATTGCGAGCCGGATTTCTTGCTATGGATCCTTCAAACGGAAATGTAAAAGCATGGGTTGGCGGTATTGATTTCGGTACTTATAAATATGATCATGTTAAATCAAAACGACAAGTTGGATCTACTTTCAAACCCATTGTATATGCCGCTGCTTTGGAAGCAGGAATTAATCCTTGTACCATGATTCCGAATCTGTTGAGAACATATCCTGAATATGATAATTGGCAGCCTGAAAATTCCGGTGGTGAATATGGAGGTGCGTATTCTATGAAAGGCGGACTTACATATTCTGTAAATACAATTGCGGTGCAACTTGCTATGGAAGCAGGTATTTCTAATATAGTAAGTCTTGCAAAAAAAATGGGAATTACTTCTTCAATTCCTTCTGTTCCGGCAATTGCTTTAGGCACAACAGATATTTCTTTATTCGAAATGATTCAGGTGTATAGCACTATTGATAATCGTGGTACGTGGACTGAACCTGTTTTTATTTCTCGTATTGAATCTTCCGTTGGTGATACAATTTTTATTCAGGAAAAACCGGTGAGAAAACAAGCATTTAGCCAGGCAAATTCTGCACTCTTAATTGATATGATGCGCAATGTAATAAATCAGGGTACTGGTGCGAGATTGCGAGGAACTTATGGACTTGGCAGTATTCCACTTGCAGGAAAAACAGGAACCACACAAAACAATACCGATGGATGGTTTATAGGATTTACACCAAAATTAGTTGCCGGTATTTGGGTAGGTGGAGAAGATCCTTCAGTAAGATTTAGAAGTACGGCTTTAGGTCAAGGTGCATCAATGGCTTTACCTGTATTTGGAAAATTCATGAATAAAGTGGTGAAAGATCCTGATACAAAAAAATATGCATGGGGAAGTTTTAATGCATTGCCCGATTCGATGATGGTGCAATATGATTGTCCACTTTGGATACCCGATACAATATCCGTTGACTCACTAAATTTCTTTAAAAGGGTATTTCATAATATCCGCAATAAAATAAATGCAGACACTATAGATTCGATAGAAGTGTTTGATTTTCCGGGAGCGGAATAAATAGGAAACGATTTAAGTTATAAATTGGTGAACTACTAATTTTAGAATTATTCTATTTGCCTTATTGACCTCAGTATGTGGCTCTGCCCAAACGAAAGAAACGTTTAACTTTTGGATTTACCAACTGTATAAAGCCCCCCTGCAAAAAGTGCTACCGCAATACCTAAATAAATGTATCCTTCTTGTTTACCGGATTCGTCAGACGCTTTTATTTTTAGCCCTAATAAATTTACCTCTTTAGTATTATCATCAATTTTATTGATGCCCACATAAGCAACTGCCAAGCTGATAATGATAATAATAATTCCAACAATTTTTGATGCTTTCATATTTTGCAATGTTAATTCCTATAAAATATTTTAAAGTATATAATTCTATTTTCTACTTTTTGTTCATGAGAGATTATTTTTTCACAATAATTTCAACGAAAGAAAATGATATCTAATGAAAAAAAATAAACAATCCTCTATTTATTCTCATTCCAATAATAACTATCAGGATAAGGTCTTTTACCAAAGATTGCTGTACCTACTCTGATAATTGTTGAGCCTTCTTCAATAGCGGTTTCAAGGTCGCCACTCATTCCCATGGAAAGCTCATATACAGGAATATCTTTTTCTAAAATTTGTTGTTGTAATTTTTTAAGTAAACGAAAACATTTGCGCACTTTTTCTATGTCCGCAGAAAAAAGTCCGATGGTCATTAACCCTTTAATATTTAACCGATCAAGTTGATTTACTTTTTGTGCAAAGTCAACTATTTTTTCAGGTGCCATTCCAAATTTACTTTCTTCATAAGATGTGTTTACCTGAAGAAAAACATCTATTGATTTATTTTCAAATTCTAAACGTCTTTGCAATTTTTCTGCAAGTTCTATTCTATCTAAAGATTGAATACAATCTGCATAAAGAATTACCTCTTTTATTTTATTGGTTTGCAGATGACCGATAAAATGTGTTTGATGTGGAATGGTTTTAAGTGGTTCAAATTTCTCTATTAATTCCTGCACTTTATTTTCTCCAATTAAAGTTTCTCCTGCATTAAGTGCTATTGTTATTTTATCTGCTGAAATAGTTTTGGTCGCTAATAATAATTTCACCTCATTACTATTTCTGTTGCTGATTATGCAAGCATTATCTATTCTTTTTTTAATAATAGAAAGGTTAGCTAAAATTTCATTCATTATTTAATGGCATTGAAGTGCTTTTAATTTTATAATTGCAGTTGATATTGGCAAATGAACATCTGGCTAAAATAATACATGGATATTATAGTCAACTCCCAGATAACAGTTGTTGCTATTGAAAGGCTGTATTTGTAGGGCAGTTTATTTTTAAAAGAATTAACTTTAAAAATATTTATTAGCAATTAATTCTGCATGAAGTTTTTAATTATTGTTTCCTATTTCTTGTATTTAATAAAATTTGCCTCCGCTCAAAATTATTGTGACGTTGAGCGATTCGATCAAGCTATTTTTGATTCAGTAGATCTTGAAATCATTGCGAATATTAAATATGGCGATGCAATTAATAATCTTGGTATTGCTCAGGATTTATACTTAGATATTTATCGTCCAAATCCCGATTTAGATACCATGATTAAAAAACCGCTGATAATGTTTGTGCATGGCGGTGGTTTGGTTGGCGGAGATAAAAACAGTATGGGTTCTGTTGATCTTGGATATTTATATGCAAGAGCGGGATTTGTGTATGCAACTATAAATTATAGATTGGGATGGGATAATGGTGAGCAGGAAGATGGTTGCGGTGGAGATACAATTGATCTGTTTAAAGCAACATACAGAGCAGTGCAAGATGTGCGGGCGGCATTGCGTTATTTAAAAGCGAATGCAGATATCTACGGTATTGATACGAATTATATAATAGTGGAAGGAAATAGTGCGGGTTCTCGTTTAATAATGTTTGCAACTTATGCAGAACAGGAAGATTACCGACCTGAATTTCTTGATGAAATGGGAAGTATTGATACTTCTGGAAATGATATTATTAATACCAATTTTAATCCTATAGCACTTATTACCGAAGCAGGTGGAATTGAACAACCTGAATTATTATTGCGCAAAGAAATTCCATTTTTATTTTTTCATGGCACTTGCGATTCTATTGTTCCTTATTTTGTAGGACCTGCTTTTTTTTGTTATGAGCCTTTCCCCTATCCAAGCTTATATGGCAGTTGGGAATTAACGGAAATGTATAAAGCAAATGGTTATACCTATCAGTTTTATTCCGGTGAGGGAGCAGCACATGATGTTGCATTGCCTGATACCGTTTATCATTATGCAAAGAGTTTTATTAAAGAAATTTTTTGTGAAAATCCAACTACAAAAGAATTTTATCGTGTGCTGGGA is a genomic window of Bacteroidota bacterium containing:
- a CDS encoding transglycosylase domain-containing protein → MLNNLFQKFYNRYVYPIASAYPIPVKVASYGLYIIGSFAIALFLFYLLILGGVFGFMPGKAELRDIKNYTASEVYSSDSVLIGKYFIENRTNATYAQLPPQLIEALVATEDARFYEHGGIDFLSFMRVMIYSILLNNESSGGGSTISQQLAKNLFQRKDIFLIGMPVNKMREMMIAGMLERIYTKEEILTLYFNTVPFGENCFGIEAGALRFFNKKPHELSVEESAVLVGLLKANTTYNPRLYPERSLSRRNTVLALMQVNGYLTKAISDSLQNLPLELDYNNDTGAQGSASYFREYLRIYMESWSKDHLLPDGTIINIYTDGLKIYTTIDSRLQKYAEEAMQEHMEYLQTQFISHWANRNPWGKAERVVTDAIKRSDRYKHMKNAGYSEKYILDFFNEEQVKTTLFSWGGDIDTTISPIDSVKYSLKLLRAGFLAMDPSNGNVKAWVGGIDFGTYKYDHVKSKRQVGSTFKPIVYAAALEAGINPCTMIPNLLRTYPEYDNWQPENSGGEYGGAYSMKGGLTYSVNTIAVQLAMEAGISNIVSLAKKMGITSSIPSVPAIALGTTDISLFEMIQVYSTIDNRGTWTEPVFISRIESSVGDTIFIQEKPVRKQAFSQANSALLIDMMRNVINQGTGARLRGTYGLGSIPLAGKTGTTQNNTDGWFIGFTPKLVAGIWVGGEDPSVRFRSTALGQGASMALPVFGKFMNKVVKDPDTKKYAWGSFNALPDSMMVQYDCPLWIPDTISVDSLNFFKRVFHNIRNKINADTIDSIEVFDFPGAE
- a CDS encoding carboxylesterase family protein — its product is MKFLIIVSYFLYLIKFASAQNYCDVERFDQAIFDSVDLEIIANIKYGDAINNLGIAQDLYLDIYRPNPDLDTMIKKPLIMFVHGGGLVGGDKNSMGSVDLGYLYARAGFVYATINYRLGWDNGEQEDGCGGDTIDLFKATYRAVQDVRAALRYLKANADIYGIDTNYIIVEGNSAGSRLIMFATYAEQEDYRPEFLDEMGSIDTSGNDIINTNFNPIALITEAGGIEQPELLLRKEIPFLFFHGTCDSIVPYFVGPAFFCYEPFPYPSLYGSWELTEMYKANGYTYQFYSGEGAAHDVALPDTVYHYAKSFIKEIFCENPTTKEFYRVLGKAKCAVGNKGELFVESLYPNPVSDNINITITSTQIDDVALSIYNVIGQTIYNLRLDFYPPIKEYSLDVSFLSHGMYFLQIRQQYGMYVMPFVK
- a CDS encoding YggS family pyridoxal phosphate-dependent enzyme, which codes for MNEILANLSIIKKRIDNACIISNRNSNEVKLLLATKTISADKITIALNAGETLIGENKVQELIEKFEPLKTIPHQTHFIGHLQTNKIKEVILYADCIQSLDRIELAEKLQRRLEFENKSIDVFLQVNTSYEESKFGMAPEKIVDFAQKVNQLDRLNIKGLMTIGLFSADIEKVRKCFRLLKKLQQQILEKDIPVYELSMGMSGDLETAIEEGSTIIRVGTAIFGKRPYPDSYYWNENK